The Enterococcus sp. 7F3_DIV0205 genome has a window encoding:
- the deoB gene encoding phosphopentomutase: MFKRVHLVVMDSVGIGEAPDAEKFGDVGSDTLGHIAKEAGLTIPNLENLGLGTIAPLHNVEAVADHKGYATKLEEVSVGKDTMTGHWEIMGLNIQKPFRVFPDGFPDELLKQIEEFSGRKIVCNKPYSGTAVIDDYGQHQMETGDLIVYTSADPVLQIAAHEEIIPLEELYRICQYVRDITKDEPYMIGRIIARPYLGEPGNFTRTSNRHDYALDPFGHTVLDSLKENGKEVIAVGKINDIFNGQGITDSVRTKSNMDGVDQLLNVVKRDFEGLSFTNLVDFDALYGHRRDVVGYAHAIEAFDLRIPEIIDAMEEDDLLMITADHGNDPTFPGTDHTREYVPLLVYSKKMNGQGSLPQGHYADISATVAENFAVPKTENGESFLNKLV; the protein is encoded by the coding sequence ATGTTTAAACGTGTGCATTTAGTTGTAATGGATTCAGTTGGTATCGGGGAAGCGCCTGATGCTGAAAAATTTGGCGATGTAGGTAGTGATACGTTAGGTCATATTGCAAAAGAAGCAGGTTTGACGATCCCAAATTTAGAAAATCTAGGTCTAGGAACAATTGCTCCTCTTCATAATGTTGAAGCTGTAGCGGATCATAAAGGGTATGCGACAAAATTAGAAGAAGTTTCTGTAGGGAAAGACACAATGACAGGGCACTGGGAAATCATGGGCTTGAATATTCAAAAACCTTTCCGAGTATTTCCTGACGGATTTCCAGATGAATTATTAAAACAAATCGAAGAATTTTCTGGCCGTAAGATCGTTTGTAACAAACCATATAGTGGTACGGCAGTTATTGATGATTATGGACAACATCAAATGGAGACTGGAGATTTGATCGTTTATACATCTGCTGATCCGGTATTACAGATTGCAGCTCATGAAGAAATCATTCCTTTAGAAGAATTATATCGTATTTGCCAGTATGTTCGTGACATTACTAAAGATGAGCCCTATATGATCGGTCGTATTATTGCACGTCCATATCTTGGTGAACCAGGCAACTTTACAAGAACAAGCAACCGTCATGACTATGCGCTAGATCCATTCGGTCACACTGTGCTGGATTCGTTGAAAGAAAATGGAAAAGAAGTCATTGCAGTTGGGAAAATCAACGATATTTTCAACGGTCAAGGAATTACTGATTCTGTTCGTACGAAGAGCAATATGGATGGTGTAGATCAATTACTTAACGTAGTGAAACGAGATTTTGAAGGCCTGAGTTTCACTAACTTAGTTGATTTTGATGCATTATACGGTCACCGTCGTGATGTAGTCGGATATGCGCATGCAATCGAAGCTTTTGATTTAAGAATTCCAGAAATCATCGACGCTATGGAAGAGGATGATTTATTGATGATCACAGCTGATCATGGAAATGATCCGACTTTCCCTGGAACTGACCACACAAGAGAATATGTTCCATTGTTAGTGTACAGCAAAAAGATGAACGGCCAAGGCAGCTTGCCGCAAGGTCATTATGCAGATATCTCAGCAACTGTGGCTGAAAACTTTGCAGTTCCAAAAACAGAAAATGGCGAAAGCTTTTTAAATAAACTGGTATAG
- a CDS encoding recombinase family protein has translation MKTIGYARTTITDNDLEAQIKVLSEYGCDEVYHESFEFTDDKHLISELETVLNSLESGDTLVICRLNRLGRSTRQLTELTQTFKGSGIHLVSLDEEIDTRHPMGEIYFKLMNGLATMECDLIKERTLVGLNNARKKGKIGGRPKIDGRTVKKIRHLYHEKKETIQFISSKCNVSVGTCYKYINLSDEDVAKLSQD, from the coding sequence ATGAAAACAATTGGTTATGCACGAACAACAATTACCGATAACGATTTAGAGGCTCAAATCAAAGTGTTATCTGAATACGGCTGTGACGAGGTTTATCATGAATCTTTCGAGTTCACAGATGACAAACACCTCATTTCTGAGCTGGAGACTGTCCTTAATAGTTTAGAATCAGGCGACACCTTAGTCATCTGCCGCTTGAATCGCCTAGGACGTTCTACACGTCAATTAACTGAATTGACACAAACGTTCAAAGGTTCTGGCATTCATTTAGTCAGCCTAGACGAAGAGATCGATACTCGACATCCCATGGGAGAAATTTATTTCAAGTTAATGAATGGTTTGGCGACGATGGAATGTGATTTAATCAAAGAACGTACTCTAGTCGGATTGAATAATGCGCGAAAAAAAGGCAAAATCGGCGGACGACCCAAAATAGATGGACGAACCGTAAAAAAAATACGACACTTATACCACGAAAAGAAAGAGACGATTCAATTTATCTCTTCAAAATGCAACGTTTCTGTCGGTACTTGTTACAAATACATCAATTTATCTGACGAAGATGTTGCGAAGCTTTCTCAAGATTGA
- the gpmA gene encoding 2,3-diphosphoglycerate-dependent phosphoglycerate mutase translates to MPKLVFSRHGLSEWNALNQFTGWADVDLAPEGVEEAIEGGRKIKEAGIEFDVAYTSVLTRAIKTCNLLLENSDQLWVPQIKSWRLNERHYGKLQGLNKKETAEKYGDDQVHIWRRSYDTLPPLMEATDEGSAANDRRYAMLDQRDIPGGENLKVTLERALPFWQDEIAPALLDNKTVLVAAHGNSLRALAKHIEGISDEDIMDLEIPTGQPLVYELNDDLTVAKKYYL, encoded by the coding sequence ATGCCAAAATTAGTATTTTCTCGTCATGGACTTAGTGAATGGAATGCGTTAAATCAATTTACAGGTTGGGCTGACGTAGATTTAGCACCAGAAGGTGTTGAAGAAGCAATCGAAGGCGGACGCAAAATCAAAGAAGCTGGAATTGAATTTGATGTAGCTTATACTTCTGTATTAACTCGTGCGATCAAAACATGTAACTTACTTTTAGAAAACTCAGATCAATTATGGGTTCCACAAATCAAATCTTGGCGCTTAAACGAACGTCACTATGGTAAATTACAAGGTTTAAACAAAAAAGAAACTGCTGAAAAATATGGAGATGACCAAGTTCACATTTGGCGTCGTTCTTACGATACTTTACCTCCATTGATGGAAGCAACAGACGAAGGTTCTGCTGCAAACGATCGTCGTTATGCAATGTTAGACCAACGCGATATTCCAGGTGGAGAAAACTTAAAAGTTACTCTAGAACGTGCATTACCATTCTGGCAAGACGAAATTGCCCCTGCTTTACTAGACAACAAAACTGTTTTAGTAGCAGCACATGGTAACTCTTTACGTGCCTTAGCAAAACATATCGAAGGTATTTCAGATGAAGACATCATGGATCTTGAAATCCCAACAGGCCAACCACTTGTTTATGAATTAAACGATGACCTAACAGTAGCTAAAAAATACTACTTATAA
- a CDS encoding ABC transporter ATP-binding protein → MAQENFVIEMRNITKQFGTFKANDNINLTVRPGEIHALLGENGAGKSTLMNILSGLLEPTSGEIFMNGSKVSINGPTAANRLGIGMVHQHFMLVDAFTVTENIILGSEPTNAGVLDRKKATAEIKRVSEQYGLSVDPSAYIRDISVGAQQRVEILKTLYRGADVLIFDEPTAVLTPQEIDELIEIMRGLVQEGKSIILITHKLDEIKKVADRCTVIRRGQSIDTVNVKDVSSQQLADMMVGRSVSFKTEKKAAEPKEVVLSIKDLIVKESRGLEAVKGLSLDVRAGEVVGIAGIDGNGQTELIQALTGLRKAESGSVELRGESITNKRPRAITEAGVGHVPEDRHKYGLILDMTLAENIALQTYYKKPLSNTGVLNYSQINSYARRLIEEYDVRTVNELVPAKALSGGNQQKAIIAREIDRNPDLLIVSQPTRGLDVGAIEYIHKRLIEQRDKDKAVLVVSFELDEILNVSDRIAVIHAGKIVGIVDPKETSENELGLLMAGYSLEEARRELSQEAGEAVE, encoded by the coding sequence GTGGCTCAGGAAAACTTTGTAATTGAGATGCGCAATATCACTAAGCAGTTTGGGACGTTTAAAGCCAATGATAATATCAACTTAACTGTCCGGCCTGGAGAAATCCACGCTTTGCTTGGAGAAAATGGTGCAGGAAAATCCACCTTGATGAATATTTTATCTGGTTTATTAGAACCAACATCGGGTGAAATCTTTATGAATGGTTCAAAAGTATCGATCAATGGACCGACTGCAGCAAATCGTTTAGGAATAGGGATGGTCCATCAGCACTTTATGTTGGTAGATGCTTTTACTGTAACAGAGAACATCATTCTTGGAAGTGAACCAACCAATGCTGGCGTATTAGACCGCAAAAAAGCAACAGCGGAAATCAAACGAGTTTCTGAGCAGTATGGGTTATCAGTAGATCCAAGTGCGTATATTCGTGATATTTCTGTCGGCGCGCAACAACGAGTGGAAATTTTGAAAACGTTGTATCGTGGTGCAGATGTTCTGATTTTTGATGAACCGACAGCCGTTTTGACTCCACAAGAAATCGATGAGTTGATCGAAATCATGCGTGGACTTGTACAAGAAGGCAAATCGATCATTTTGATCACACACAAATTAGATGAAATCAAAAAAGTAGCGGATCGTTGTACCGTTATTCGTCGCGGTCAAAGTATTGACACGGTGAATGTCAAAGATGTTTCTTCACAACAATTGGCGGATATGATGGTAGGTCGTTCTGTTTCATTTAAAACAGAAAAGAAAGCAGCCGAACCTAAAGAAGTGGTTCTTTCCATCAAAGATTTAATTGTCAAAGAAAGCCGTGGATTAGAAGCGGTGAAAGGTCTTAGTTTAGATGTGCGCGCTGGTGAAGTAGTAGGGATTGCTGGGATCGATGGTAATGGTCAAACGGAATTGATCCAAGCTCTAACTGGATTACGCAAAGCAGAAAGCGGATCAGTTGAATTAAGAGGAGAATCAATCACCAATAAACGACCTCGTGCGATTACAGAAGCAGGAGTTGGACATGTACCAGAAGACCGTCATAAGTATGGATTGATTTTGGATATGACGTTGGCAGAAAATATTGCGCTACAAACATACTATAAAAAACCATTAAGTAATACTGGCGTGTTGAATTACAGTCAAATCAATTCATACGCACGTAGATTAATAGAAGAATACGATGTGCGGACAGTCAATGAATTGGTTCCTGCTAAAGCACTATCAGGAGGGAATCAACAAAAAGCGATCATTGCACGAGAAATCGACCGTAATCCTGATTTGTTGATTGTCTCTCAACCAACACGTGGATTGGATGTTGGTGCAATCGAATATATCCATAAACGCCTGATTGAACAACGAGATAAAGATAAAGCGGTATTAGTTGTTAGTTTTGAATTAGATGAAATTTTAAATGTTTCTGACCGTATTGCAGTGATCCATGCTGGAAAAATCGTCGGAATCGTTGATCCTAAAGAAACAAGCGAAAATGAATTAGGATTGCTGATGGCAGGTTATTCATTAGAAGAAGCTAGAAGAGAATTAAGTCAAGAGGCAGGTGAGGCAGTTGAATAA
- the deoD gene encoding purine-nucleoside phosphorylase: MSVHIEAKPGEIADKILLPGDPLRAKYIAETFLENPVCYNQVRGMLGYTGTYKGERVSVQGTGMGMPSATIYAHELINSYDVKKLIRVGTCGSISEKVHVRDLVIAQAAATPSSMIRNDFPKYDFPQIADFDLLLKSYTTAKEKGFVTHVGNVLSDDVFYKDSMDGVFELGKLGVLAIEMEAAALYYLAAKFDVQALAIMTVSDSLVTGEETTAEERQTTFNDMIEVGLETAINS; encoded by the coding sequence ATGAGCGTTCATATCGAAGCAAAACCAGGTGAAATCGCAGATAAAATTTTATTACCGGGAGATCCTCTGCGTGCAAAATACATCGCGGAAACTTTTTTAGAAAATCCAGTATGTTATAACCAAGTCAGAGGAATGTTAGGCTATACAGGTACGTATAAAGGGGAACGTGTCTCTGTTCAAGGAACAGGGATGGGAATGCCTTCTGCGACTATTTACGCCCATGAGTTGATCAACTCTTATGATGTGAAAAAATTGATTCGTGTTGGTACTTGCGGATCTATCTCTGAGAAAGTACATGTAAGAGACTTAGTGATCGCTCAAGCGGCAGCGACACCATCATCAATGATCCGAAATGATTTTCCTAAGTACGACTTTCCGCAAATCGCTGATTTTGATTTGCTGTTGAAATCCTACACAACAGCAAAAGAAAAAGGTTTCGTAACGCATGTAGGGAATGTCTTATCGGATGATGTCTTTTATAAAGATAGTATGGATGGCGTTTTTGAATTAGGGAAATTAGGCGTTTTAGCAATCGAGATGGAAGCTGCAGCATTATATTATTTAGCAGCTAAATTTGATGTGCAAGCTTTGGCGATCATGACGGTTAGTGATAGTCTAGTAACAGGTGAAGAAACAACTGCTGAAGAACGTCAAACAACATTCAATGATATGATCGAAGTCGGTCTAGAAACAGCAATCAACAGTTAA
- a CDS encoding ABC transporter permease, with product MNIALIAVLAPIITQTLVYSTPLVFTALGGTFSERSGIVNVGLEGIMVMGAFSSVVFNLTFAETFGAATPWLACLVGGVVGMLFSLLHAVATINLRADHIISGTVVNLMAPALGIFLIKVIYGKGQTDTITESFGYFSFPILKDIPILGDLFFKQTTLPAFVAILVAILSWFVLFKTRFGLRLRSVGENPQAADTLGINVYLMRYAGVLISGFLGGIGGAVFAQTIAGRFAVTTIAGQGFISMAAMIFGKWNPLGAMGAALFFGFAQNISIAGSNLPVISSIPAVYLQAAPYVLTIIVLVVFLGKASGPKAIGKNYIKSK from the coding sequence ATGAATATTGCATTAATCGCTGTATTAGCGCCGATTATTACACAAACTTTGGTTTATTCCACTCCTTTGGTCTTCACGGCTTTGGGCGGGACATTTTCTGAGCGTAGTGGTATTGTAAACGTAGGACTAGAAGGTATCATGGTTATGGGTGCTTTTAGTTCAGTCGTATTTAATTTAACGTTTGCTGAAACTTTTGGTGCAGCAACGCCTTGGCTAGCTTGTTTAGTCGGTGGTGTAGTCGGCATGTTGTTTTCATTGCTTCATGCAGTTGCGACAATCAATTTAAGAGCCGATCATATTATTAGTGGAACGGTTGTCAATTTGATGGCACCAGCTTTAGGCATTTTCTTGATCAAAGTTATTTATGGAAAAGGTCAAACAGATACAATCACTGAATCGTTTGGTTATTTTTCATTTCCGATTTTGAAGGATATTCCAATTTTAGGAGATTTATTCTTCAAACAAACGACCTTACCTGCATTTGTAGCGATATTAGTCGCGATTCTTTCATGGTTTGTGTTGTTTAAAACCCGCTTTGGTTTACGTCTTCGCTCAGTAGGTGAAAATCCTCAAGCAGCTGATACGTTAGGAATCAATGTGTATTTAATGCGCTACGCTGGCGTTTTGATTTCTGGATTTTTAGGCGGAATCGGAGGAGCAGTCTTTGCTCAAACGATTGCTGGACGTTTTGCAGTTACAACAATTGCTGGACAAGGATTTATTTCGATGGCAGCGATGATTTTTGGTAAATGGAATCCACTAGGTGCGATGGGCGCTGCTTTATTCTTCGGTTTTGCTCAAAATATCAGTATTGCTGGATCAAACTTACCAGTGATTTCATCAATTCCAGCGGTTTATTTACAAGCAGCACCGTATGTGTTGACCATTATTGTTTTAGTCGTTTTCTTAGGAAAAGCTTCTGGACCAAAAGCGATTGGGAAAAATTATATCAAATCAAAATAA
- the rpiA gene encoding ribose-5-phosphate isomerase RpiA yields the protein MNLKQMAGIEAAKYVKDGMIVGLGTGSTAKFMVDEIGRRVKEEGLSIIGVTTSKETERQAQELGIPLKGIDEVPYVDLTIDGADEISEDFQGIKGGGAALLFEKIVATYSKKCIWIVDESKLVKKLGKFPLPVEVVPYGSQQLVRLFEEKGYAPILRKTTGGETLITDGGHYIIDLHLEEIADPIALGTYLDQLVGVVEHGLFLQIVSTVIVGGETGPKTIHVPK from the coding sequence ATGAATCTTAAACAAATGGCAGGGATAGAAGCAGCAAAATATGTAAAAGATGGGATGATTGTAGGTCTCGGTACCGGATCTACTGCAAAATTCATGGTAGATGAGATTGGTCGCCGTGTAAAAGAAGAAGGATTATCGATCATCGGTGTAACAACCTCAAAAGAAACGGAGCGTCAAGCACAAGAGTTGGGTATTCCTTTAAAAGGGATCGATGAAGTTCCTTATGTTGACCTAACAATTGATGGAGCAGATGAAATCAGTGAAGATTTCCAAGGCATCAAAGGGGGCGGAGCTGCTTTATTATTCGAAAAAATCGTTGCGACCTACTCAAAAAAATGCATTTGGATCGTGGATGAATCAAAGCTTGTGAAAAAACTTGGTAAGTTCCCGTTACCTGTAGAAGTAGTTCCATATGGCAGCCAACAGTTAGTTCGTTTATTTGAAGAAAAAGGTTATGCTCCTATTTTACGAAAAACAACTGGGGGAGAAACATTAATCACTGATGGCGGTCACTATATCATTGATCTTCATTTAGAAGAAATAGCAGATCCAATCGCTTTAGGTACTTACTTAGATCAATTAGTAGGTGTGGTCGAACATGGATTATTCCTTCAAATCGTCTCAACTGTTATCGTCGGTGGAGAAACAGGTCCTAAAACTATTCATGTACCCAAATAA
- a CDS encoding ABC transporter permease, with translation MNNQSERLRNILVPILSVLMGFLLGAIIMLISGQDPITGYQAMLKTAFQSPKSIGEIFVTAGPLIFTALGFAVANSAGFFNIGLSGQALCGWVTSIWVALSMPDAPRMVVLPVAVLAGALAGALAAAIPGLLRAFFGTSEVIVTIMLNYVFLYTSTHIVNNVMSKDLMTNKGVTKVIGENASLRTGFLKELSSGSRLNIGIFMALIFLVLIWFLMKKTTLGYEIRSVGLNPFASEYAGMSSKRTIVMSMVISGTLAGLGGVVLGLGTFGNFFVQGSSLSIGFDGMAISLLGAGSSVGIFLSAILFSVLKLGGQGMPLRAGVPIELVDVVIAAIIFFVAINYLIRFLLAKASGSKKEVAVVEELVGKSDPTSQEGGKI, from the coding sequence TTGAATAATCAATCAGAAAGATTACGGAATATTTTAGTCCCTATTTTATCAGTATTGATGGGATTCCTTCTTGGTGCAATTATTATGCTGATTTCAGGGCAAGATCCAATCACTGGTTATCAAGCGATGCTAAAAACTGCTTTTCAAAGTCCGAAAAGTATCGGGGAAATTTTTGTAACAGCGGGTCCATTGATTTTTACAGCGCTAGGATTTGCCGTAGCGAATTCAGCTGGATTCTTTAATATCGGGCTTTCAGGTCAAGCGCTATGCGGTTGGGTAACAAGTATTTGGGTGGCACTTTCTATGCCTGATGCACCTCGTATGGTCGTACTGCCTGTAGCTGTACTTGCAGGTGCTTTGGCGGGAGCGTTGGCTGCTGCAATTCCAGGATTGTTACGTGCATTCTTTGGGACAAGTGAAGTAATCGTTACGATTATGTTGAACTATGTTTTTCTTTATACAAGTACACATATTGTGAATAATGTCATGTCAAAAGATTTAATGACCAACAAAGGTGTTACGAAAGTAATTGGCGAAAATGCCAGTTTACGAACAGGTTTCTTGAAAGAATTGAGTAGCGGTTCACGTTTGAACATTGGTATTTTTATGGCTCTTATTTTCTTAGTTTTAATTTGGTTCCTTATGAAGAAGACAACATTGGGCTACGAGATTCGTTCAGTTGGGTTGAATCCATTCGCTTCAGAATATGCAGGGATGAGCAGTAAACGGACAATCGTGATGTCAATGGTGATATCTGGAACATTAGCTGGTCTTGGCGGCGTTGTTCTAGGTTTAGGAACATTTGGCAACTTCTTTGTCCAAGGTTCTTCATTAAGTATTGGTTTTGACGGAATGGCTATTTCTTTATTGGGGGCAGGAAGCTCGGTCGGAATATTCTTATCAGCAATCCTTTTCAGCGTGCTGAAACTGGGTGGGCAAGGAATGCCGCTTCGTGCAGGAGTGCCTATTGAATTAGTGGATGTTGTTATTGCGGCAATCATTTTCTTTGTGGCAATCAACTATTTAATTCGTTTCTTATTAGCAAAAGCATCAGGCAGCAAAAAAGAAGTAGCGGTAGTTGAAGAATTAGTTGGAAAATCAGATCCGACCAGTCAAGAAGGAGGAAAAATCTAA
- a CDS encoding iron-containing alcohol dehydrogenase — MDNFRFYVPTDIRFGKDRLATELTDVLDVYGKNVLLVYGGGSIKKNGLYDQVIDLLEKNQNKVVELSGVEPNPRIETVRRGVALCRENEIDVILAVGGGSTIDCSKVIAAGFYSDEDPWEVIAGRKGFQGAALPIVTILTLAATGSEMNIGAVITNLATNQKLGVGGPAMMPKVSFLDPTTTFTVPAYQTAAGSADILSHLFESYFNITEGTDVQDFVSEGLMRAVIKNCPIALETPDNYDARANLMWSSSLALNGLTRNGKHGVWSCHAMEHELSAFYDITHGIGLAILTPRWMNYVLSEQTVARFAQFAHNVWGITEEDPMLAAKKGIQATYDFFKACDIPMTLPAVGIDEEKFGEMAKQAVAHSTIKTDAFVPLTESDVEAIYRECLTETNFV; from the coding sequence TTGGATAATTTTAGATTTTACGTACCGACAGATATTCGCTTTGGGAAAGATCGTTTGGCAACAGAGTTAACAGATGTATTGGATGTATATGGTAAAAATGTATTGCTCGTTTATGGCGGCGGCAGTATTAAGAAAAATGGTTTGTACGATCAAGTTATCGACTTACTTGAAAAGAATCAAAATAAAGTGGTGGAATTGAGCGGTGTGGAGCCCAATCCTCGAATTGAAACGGTTCGTCGTGGCGTAGCATTATGCCGGGAAAATGAGATCGATGTCATTTTAGCTGTAGGTGGCGGATCGACGATCGATTGTTCTAAAGTGATTGCGGCAGGTTTTTACAGTGATGAAGACCCATGGGAAGTCATAGCAGGACGCAAAGGATTCCAAGGTGCAGCGCTGCCGATTGTGACGATTTTAACCTTAGCTGCAACGGGGAGCGAAATGAATATTGGCGCCGTAATCACCAATTTAGCTACAAACCAAAAATTAGGTGTTGGTGGGCCAGCAATGATGCCCAAAGTATCATTTTTAGATCCGACCACGACATTTACTGTACCAGCTTATCAAACAGCAGCAGGTTCTGCTGATATATTAAGTCACTTATTTGAAAGTTATTTTAATATCACGGAAGGAACAGATGTACAAGATTTTGTTTCAGAAGGCTTGATGCGTGCAGTAATCAAGAATTGCCCGATTGCATTAGAAACACCTGATAATTACGATGCTCGCGCGAACTTGATGTGGTCAAGTAGTTTAGCATTAAATGGATTAACAAGAAATGGCAAACATGGTGTTTGGTCGTGTCATGCGATGGAGCATGAGTTAAGCGCATTTTATGATATTACGCATGGAATTGGCTTAGCTATTTTAACACCTCGTTGGATGAATTATGTACTTTCGGAACAAACAGTCGCTAGATTTGCTCAGTTTGCCCATAACGTTTGGGGAATCACAGAAGAAGATCCCATGCTTGCGGCGAAAAAAGGCATTCAAGCAACATACGATTTCTTTAAAGCTTGTGATATTCCAATGACATTGCCAGCTGTTGGGATCGATGAGGAAAAATTTGGTGAGATGGCGAAACAAGCAGTTGCACACAGTACGATTAAAACAGATGCGTTTGTTCCCTTAACTGAATCAGATGTTGAAGCGATTTATCGTGAATGTTTAACAGAAACTAACTTTGTATAA
- a CDS encoding purine-nucleoside phosphorylase, giving the protein MTKLGEMLTETTAFLKEKGIGEVDFGLILGSGLGELADEVEDAIAIPFSEVPHFAVSTVVGHAGKLVYGTLSGKKVLAMQGRFHYYEGHSMQKVTYPVRVMAAMGAHSLVVTNAAGGVNENFTPGNLMLITDHINFTGDNPLIGENDEAMGPRFPDMSHAYTPAYFEIAKKVAKEQNVPLQEGVYMGYSGPTYETPAEIRMSRVMGADAVGMSTVSEVIVAAHSGLKVLGISCITNLAAGMQSSLNHAEVVETTERVKAQFKELIKATLAEL; this is encoded by the coding sequence ATGACAAAACTAGGTGAAATGTTAACAGAGACAACAGCGTTTTTAAAAGAAAAAGGCATTGGAGAAGTTGATTTTGGTTTGATTCTGGGTTCTGGTTTAGGTGAGTTGGCAGATGAAGTCGAAGATGCGATTGCTATTCCGTTTTCAGAAGTTCCCCACTTTGCAGTTTCAACGGTTGTTGGACATGCTGGTAAGTTAGTTTATGGTACACTTTCTGGGAAAAAAGTTTTGGCTATGCAAGGACGTTTCCACTATTATGAAGGTCACTCGATGCAAAAAGTGACGTATCCAGTTCGTGTAATGGCAGCAATGGGGGCACATTCGCTTGTCGTAACAAATGCCGCTGGCGGTGTGAACGAAAACTTCACTCCAGGTAATTTGATGTTGATCACAGATCATATCAACTTTACAGGCGATAACCCGCTAATTGGTGAGAATGACGAAGCGATGGGTCCTCGTTTCCCAGATATGAGTCATGCTTATACACCTGCTTACTTTGAAATTGCTAAAAAAGTGGCAAAAGAACAAAATGTACCATTACAAGAAGGCGTTTATATGGGCTATTCAGGTCCAACCTATGAAACACCAGCTGAAATTCGTATGTCCCGTGTGATGGGAGCCGATGCAGTTGGCATGTCGACTGTCTCAGAAGTGATTGTTGCAGCACATAGTGGTTTGAAAGTTTTAGGGATTTCATGTATCACAAACTTAGCTGCTGGTATGCAAAGTAGTTTGAACCATGCGGAAGTTGTTGAAACAACAGAACGTGTTAAGGCGCAGTTTAAAGAATTGATCAAAGCAACATTAGCTGAACTATAA